In Topomyia yanbarensis strain Yona2022 chromosome 2, ASM3024719v1, whole genome shotgun sequence, one DNA window encodes the following:
- the LOC131680348 gene encoding uncharacterized protein LOC131680348 → MGENGLNLKLGSWLRIERAQKNIDISSIPSTSKCSTTTREDQNIEKEDIIRILENSPECQKLMHGKLAEGVSLAKNEKNLICRVLCSVFFGKSVADGMLIGSGRITGKNLVHIRDLFTIGLEIQRPSLQPNQVESVQPRPIIRKKLQTPSRNCNKSTQARRTKCEFCS, encoded by the exons ATGGGAGAAAACGGATTGAATCTTAAGCTCGGGTCGTGGCTTCGAATTGAAAGAGCACAGAAAAACATAGATATATCATCTATTCCAAGCACG AGCAAGTGTTCCACGACAACACGAGAAGATCAGAATATTGAAAAAGAGGACATCATTCGAATTTTGGAAAATAGCCCAGAATGTCAAAAACTAATGCATGGAAAACTGGCAGAAGGAGTCTCGTTGGCAAAGAATGAAAAAAACCTGATCTGCCGAGTTCTATGTTCAGTTTTCTTCGGGAAATCAGTTGCCGATGGAAT GCTGATTGGTTCTGGGAGAATAACGGGGAAAAATCTGGTCCACATACGGGATTTATTTACTATTGGGTTAGAAATTCAAAGACCAAGTCTCCAGCCAAATCAAGTCGAAAGCGTCCAGCCCCGTCCGATTATACGCAAGAAATTGCAGACGCCATCGAGGAATTGCAACAAATCGACGCAAGCGCGGAGAACAAAATGCGAGTTCTGCAGCTAA
- the LOC131683154 gene encoding uncharacterized protein LOC131683154, translating to METSFNYRERIRSKPNAYFYLTSEFPGFYQYSGSLILKEFEMMFPAQNDNPSFESIAPQILMLNDHFNEVASNEIRCLMKLRTQLTNQGQSTTAEWGLSSLENHICDIVRWKKTQEECIESFVENIDVDHPIVFCIGFVLYRPR from the exons ATGGAAACAAGCTTTAACTATAGGGAGAGGATCCGTTCAAAGCCAAATGCGTACTTCTATTTAACTTCTGAATTTCCAGGGTTTTACCAATATTCAGGAAGTTTG attttaaaagaatttgAAATGATGTTTCCTGCCCAGAACGACAATCCTTCGTTCGAATCGATTGCCCCGCAAATCCTCATGCTAAACGATCATTTTAACGAAGTTGCGAGCA ATGAAATACGATGCCTGATGAAATTACGAACACAACTAACGAATCAAGGTCAGTCGACAACGGCGGAATGGGGACTGTCTTCGTTGGAAAATCACATATGCGATATAGTTAGATGGAAGAAAACACAAGAAGAATGTATCGAATCCTTCGTTGAAAATATTGATGTAGATCACCCAATAGTGTTTTGCATCGGGTTTGTATTATATCGTCCTCGATAG